Proteins found in one Diorhabda sublineata isolate icDioSubl1.1 chromosome 9, icDioSubl1.1, whole genome shotgun sequence genomic segment:
- the LOC130448677 gene encoding gastrula zinc finger protein XlCGF57.1-like has translation MSLIAIKDEITDLEYENAPLNLSQVKTEPEFHNETLNLIEFETANVDDYKNVESVDDLYIRTSDLVNIKKEINEAPVKTEIIKEEFDLPTIKSEIKSDENPCSSIALKHVKRVNKKNKRKYSCPVCFKICLTSTLRKTHFSSHFGKRHCVVCHNCGKICKRGYQYLNHYRNYHVKSKQKIINPNKSVFTCRICFKEFTSKKIYGEHFKLHYLKPYECKICFKQYSVKSTLKRHQAAIHSKLRPYKCDICFRDFALSCQYKSHMTNHLYGKRFKCDICFKEFYQNSSLLRHKIVHEGIKFKCKLCFKEYTRKVTLESHMRLHSGEHEFKCHICPTEKKFTSKGALRLHLMNHAGEKPHECNLCSQRFLERQKLVKHLKIHEKTKNVSCDFCSLTFLYKVRLQRHLLIEHGENPFKCLKCPEKFPTQRELNLHASVHAEFKIYACEICYKEFTKRAAYVRHLGAHGKNPFGCKVCPETFASERALREHYAIHPGEKPFHCDDCLKGFHHKRSLHKHICEGKPVTT, from the exons ATGTCTCTAATAGCTATCAAAGATGAAATTACAGATTTGGAATATGAAAACGCACCGTTAAATCTTTCACAAGTGAAAACTGAACCTGAGTTCCATAATGAAACATTAAATCTAATAGAATTCGAGACTGCTAATGTAGATGACTATAAAAATGTGGAATCAGTAGATGACCTTTATATACGTACTAGTGATttagttaatattaaaaaagaaatcaacGAAGCTCCTGTTAAAACCGAAATAATAAAGGAGGAATTTGATTTACCCACtattaaaagtgaaattaaaTCTGATGAAAATCCATGTAGTAGTATCGCTCTAAAACACGTAAAACgtgtaaacaagaaaaataaaagaaaatatagttGCCCGGTGTGTTTTAAAA TTTGTTTAACCTCAACGTTAAGGAAAACTCACTTCAGCTCTCATTTCGGAAAAAGACATTGTGTAGTCTGCCACAACTGTGGGAAAATATGCAAAAGAGGGTACCAATATTTAAATCATTATCGAAATTATCAtgtaaaatcaaaacaaaaaattataaacccAAATAAGTCAGTATTTACTTGTAGAATATGTTTTAAAGAGTTTACCTCTAAAAAGATATACGGGGAACATTTCaaattacattatttgaaaCCTTATGAATGTAAAATTTGCTTTAAACAATATTCGGTAAAATCTACTTTAAAAAGGCATCAAGCGGCAATACACAGTAAACTAAGGCCTTATAAATGTGACATTTGCTTTAGAGACTTTGCTTTATCTTGTCAATACAAATCTCACATGACGAATCATTTATACGGAAAAcgattcaaatgtgacatttgtttcaaagagttttatcaaaatagtagTTTATTAAGACATAAAATAGTACACGAAGGTATAAAATTCAAATGCAAATTGTGTTTCAAAGAATACACGAGAAAAGTAACATTAGAATCTCACATGAGATTACACAGCGGAGAACACGAGTTCAAGTGCCATATATGTCCCACGGAAAAGAAATTCACCTCGAAAGGGGCGTTGAGATTGCATTTAATGAACCACGCGGGTGAAAAACCACACGAATGCAATTTGTGTTCTCAAAGATTTTTAGAGAGACAGAAACTTGTTAAACACCTCAAAATAcacgaaaaaacaaaaaacgtcAGCTGCGATTTCTGTTCTCTAACATTCTTATACAAAGTTAGACTGCAACGTCATTTATTAATTGAACACGGCGAAAATCCttttaaatgtttgaaatgtccCGAAAAGTTTCCCACGCAAAGGGAATTGAATCTTCACGCTTCCGTACATGCCGAATTTAAAATTTACGCGTGCGAAATTTGTTATAAAGAGTTTACGAAAAGAGCGGCGTATGTTAGACATTTAGGAGCGCACGGAAAAAATCCTTTTGGTTGCAAAGTTTGTCCGGAAACTTTTGCTTCAGAAAGGGCTCTTAGGGAGCATTATGCGATTCATCCAGGGGAAAAACCTTTCCATTGTGACGATTGTTTGAAGGGGTTTCATCATAAGAGGTCTTTGCATAAACATATTTGCGAGGGGAAACCTGTTACCACGTAA